The Leptolyngbya subtilissima AS-A7 genome includes a region encoding these proteins:
- a CDS encoding TetR/AcrR family transcriptional regulator, which produces MADQRRSARQRLVDAAFQLFSNQGVGTTTTRQVADLAGVNEVTLFRQFGSKHGLLAAVMTEAEVLSGPDHSFDLAALAQDPIDQALREFLGQCLATLDQLSELVRSVIGEAGQFSADNSQAMGRGLQTIRNFIAEYLEAHLAPGEAVGLPPEEVAGLVMALLLGYAAIDGTTSGAGDGSAEFHGLWPSRSAFIDSVVSWLLSLHPQTDGATIGPAQPGLTPPNTESWSDLPAPLVHEIMQAARKAGNQTHALIYVLLGAGVAAAEVPLLSRTSALYDSSQHILLVGPQHRQVPLNQWIMGRRYGTYIKNPLTRWLKSRSDASSAMFLGPDDQPITPLRVRQLWAEVTTGIMSPTGEPIGVEQARATWCVEMLLRGLNRQELSLLSGLSVEQLDPLVQKAQARSALAQALRLDQQPGSAPASPEKPGETSAGAKD; this is translated from the coding sequence ATGGCAGATCAGCGCAGATCAGCTCGACAGCGTCTAGTGGATGCGGCGTTTCAGCTATTTTCTAACCAGGGAGTAGGCACTACTACTACCCGGCAGGTGGCTGATTTAGCTGGAGTTAACGAGGTCACGCTGTTTCGCCAGTTTGGTAGCAAGCATGGCTTGCTTGCAGCGGTCATGACTGAGGCTGAGGTGTTGTCTGGCCCAGACCATAGTTTTGATCTGGCGGCTTTAGCCCAAGATCCTATCGACCAGGCTTTGAGAGAGTTTTTGGGCCAGTGCTTGGCTACCCTCGATCAGCTCTCCGAGCTGGTGCGATCGGTAATTGGTGAAGCCGGGCAGTTTTCCGCAGACAATAGCCAGGCCATGGGGCGGGGCCTGCAAACCATTCGCAACTTCATTGCTGAGTACCTGGAAGCGCATCTGGCTCCGGGGGAAGCCGTCGGCCTCCCTCCTGAGGAAGTGGCAGGGCTAGTGATGGCGCTGCTGCTGGGCTATGCTGCGATCGACGGCACCACTAGTGGTGCCGGTGACGGCAGCGCAGAATTCCACGGTCTGTGGCCCAGCCGGAGCGCTTTTATCGATAGTGTCGTTAGCTGGTTGCTCAGCCTGCACCCCCAGACCGATGGGGCCACTATTGGTCCAGCCCAGCCTGGCCTTACTCCCCCCAATACAGAGAGCTGGAGCGACCTACCCGCCCCCCTAGTCCATGAAATTATGCAAGCGGCCCGTAAGGCTGGCAACCAGACCCATGCCCTGATCTATGTGCTGCTGGGGGCCGGGGTAGCGGCAGCAGAGGTGCCGCTGCTCAGCCGCACTAGCGCCCTTTACGACAGCAGCCAGCATATTTTGCTGGTTGGTCCTCAGCATCGACAGGTGCCCCTCAATCAGTGGATCATGGGTCGGCGCTACGGCACCTACATCAAAAACCCGCTTACCCGCTGGCTCAAAAGCCGTAGCGATGCTTCATCGGCCATGTTTTTAGGGCCAGACGATCAGCCGATTACGCCCTTGAGGGTGCGGCAGCTATGGGCCGAGGTAACAACCGGCATCATGTCGCCCACTGGCGAACCAATTGGCGTTGAGCAGGCCCGTGCCACCTGGTGCGTTGAGATGCTGCTGAGGGGGCTAAACCGCCAAGAACTCAGCCTGTTAAGTGGGCTATCGGTAGAGCAGCTCGACCCGCTGGTGCAAAAAGCCCAGGCGCGATCGGCCTTGGCCCAGGCCCTGCGCCTCGATCAACAGCCTGGTTCAGCCCCAGCTAGCCCCGAAAAGCCTGGTGAGACTAGCGCTGGGGCCAAAGACTAG
- a CDS encoding acyl-CoA desaturase, translating into MTTLLKQAPEKRGIKGLDWTLVGFLTAIHGVALLAPWFFSWSALGVMVALHWLFGSIGICLGYHRLLTHRSLQVPQWLEYVIATIGAMALQGGPIFWVAGHRQHHLYTEDAEKDPYAASRGFWWSHMLWMVYRNPAVFNGQIYRRYAPDIARDPYYRWLDRNFLLLQVPVAIALFALGGWSFVIYGGFLRIALLWHSTWLINSATHMWGKRRFHIEDSSGNLWWTALLTYGEGWHNNHHAFPNVAPAGWRWWEVDVTWYAILLLEKLGLARRVVRPPAEAVAQGR; encoded by the coding sequence ATGACAACACTACTGAAACAAGCCCCAGAGAAACGGGGAATCAAAGGCTTAGATTGGACACTGGTTGGCTTTTTAACTGCCATTCACGGCGTTGCCCTGCTGGCCCCGTGGTTCTTTTCGTGGTCGGCCTTAGGGGTGATGGTGGCGCTGCACTGGTTGTTTGGCAGCATCGGCATTTGTTTGGGCTATCACCGACTGCTCACCCATCGCAGTTTGCAGGTGCCCCAGTGGTTAGAGTACGTCATTGCAACCATTGGCGCAATGGCGCTTCAGGGTGGCCCAATCTTTTGGGTGGCGGGGCATCGTCAGCATCACCTCTACACCGAGGATGCTGAAAAGGATCCCTATGCCGCCAGTCGTGGGTTTTGGTGGAGCCACATGTTGTGGATGGTGTACCGCAATCCGGCAGTCTTTAATGGCCAGATTTACCGTCGCTATGCTCCAGATATTGCCCGTGACCCTTACTATCGCTGGCTCGATCGCAACTTTTTACTGTTGCAAGTGCCGGTTGCGATCGCCCTCTTTGCCCTTGGCGGTTGGTCTTTTGTAATCTACGGCGGCTTTCTCAGAATTGCACTTCTATGGCACTCGACCTGGCTGATCAACTCGGCAACCCACATGTGGGGCAAGCGCCGCTTTCATATTGAAGACAGCTCGGGCAATCTATGGTGGACAGCGCTGCTCACCTACGGCGAAGGTTGGCACAATAACCACCACGCGTTTCCTAACGTGGCCCCGGCTGGCTGGCGCTGGTGGGAAGTCGATGTCACCTGGTATGCCATTCTGTTGTTAGAAAAGCTGGGTTTAGCTCGTCGCGTGGTGCGCCCCCCG